ctagtatgagtagtaGTCGGGTTTTGAAgtgggatttaataataatataataagtataataataatatggtaatttcTAATAATGAtcggaataaggcaatagtttcctaattggcgtCATATGCTCCCTAAACCTAGATTACAAATACATATTAAATCTGAAAAGTAATTTAtaaaaatagaggaaggagatttaagagacggaaggagCAATTAGCAATAAAACGTAACACCGTCTTATATTATAATGTATTAATTTTGTAATtgttataactcgtaaactagaccaccgtaTGACGTACTAAGAGCATCACCATGACCGTGGATCACCAGGGTTTGACTAGGACCCATCGTTGACCACCAATGACCGTCGGGAATTAGAGTTTGAAGGGGTTGCTGTATGGGTGGTTGCATATGCGGTTTACACGAATTTAGCACCTTGTCGTGGCTTGTTCTGACTTGGACCGGAGCTGGGTTGTTCCTAGGGGGTGAGTCGACCACtttgtggtggtcgtgggtgaTTGTTGATGGTTTTTAGTACGGTGGTTGGCAGGAAATCGAGCTAGGGCAGAATTGTGTTTAAGCACGATGGAACCGTTTAGATACTCATTGGCTTGACCTGGGTATTGTGGGGATGGAACCGGGTGGTTGAGTCAAACATGGTAGGGGTGTTTTGGCGGTTGCAGATGGTGGTTGGTTAAGGTGGTAATCGGTTTAGTGTAAAACAGGGGAGGTGTTGCGGGTTGGAGTTGCTGCCGATGTTGGGTTGTTTCTGTGGTGGTGTTGTTGGGTCGAGGAGATGAGGTACAATCCCTGGAATTACCGTGGGTCAGTGGTGACAACGATGGTGGCCATAGGTAGTGAGGTTGAGTGAGAGGATGGTGTCGTGTTTTCGGTATTAGTAGTGTCCTGGTAGTGTTTAAGGTGTGAGATTTTGGGGTGCTGGTGGCGGTTTGGCTGGTGGTGTTTGGTCGTCGGTGTTGGTCATGTTGTGGGATTCATATGGCAAGTGGTGGTTGAGTCATTGGTGCTTGGTGGTGGCTGGAGAGAGAGGTTGAAGGAAGGGTGTTGTACACGTATTGAAACCGTTTATTAGGAGGTGTTTGGGGTTGTTTTCATGGGAATTTAGGGGTTGGGTGTTTGGGTTGACTTTTATATTTTTAAGACCGGattttacgtaataataattcgtacgggaaataattaatataattaaattatatttgaataataaataataatagaatataataattaataattgatggaaattataatatttatgttaggtgacgatttgtgaagaaattataatcgggttggGTTGCTTTAATTATTCGGATTCTTGTTGAGCTGCTCAGTTGGAAATTTTCTATCAAGGTAgcatagctactcaatcactttaatgtttacttgattTATATTATCCGATtgtattggttgaattatttggaattgtgacggatgatatatgattgttggttggttgtattgagatgatttgatttatgattacctcagctcgtgactgagatgatttgatttgatATAAAATTCGTAGGTTTGGATCAAACGAATTGTGTACGTAGAATTTTGCAGTGGAAATTATTATGTTTGTTGTTGTAAATCGTGAAAACAGAATAGAAACCGGGATAGAGTAGCTAATCTCGTTCTAACCTCGCAAAGTTATAGCTCAATTTATTATaactcaacctcgcaaggaagagtcCTAATCTAATCTCGCAAGAGTAAAAACAAGTTTTACTTAAACGTAAACTTCTTATTTTATTTCTGaataatctgaaaaataaggtcacaaatcggccttatttatagtcctactcgaTGTCAGGAATCTGACTATAACTTTAATTCCTTAGTTTGCTAATTAAGCTATCGAATTCTTCCtaaacttgtaacacccccatttaatcaggagcctttagctagacattcccaactaAATAGGTATGTTAACATCTTGCTTtctcgaggtagtgaataacaaaatacaacaatatcaaagtactttaattaaaacttagcgattacatattGTTACAACTTATTCAATCTAGATATAATATAAAACTTGATACAACTTGCAGcggaataaataaagtgattactaATCTacgtgatctagacagcaactatggtccaagccaagctcacgtcccaatgctcccaagtcagctaatctttagtacctgtcaaatctgctccccattatggttcatcacaggtgttcacgaatacattgtcaaccacgaggttgagtaggaataactaaCAAATATAAATAATAACGACAATTTAACTCCGCAATATATGACTTATTAGTACACTTCAGCCGAGCtctactcgttacactaatcatcctgGCAATCCCTggtcggggcagcctcaacccgaaggtgagtaaccgcacactacattaccatacggtaatgtctgcctcaactcatagttgagtaatatccaccagatggcatGCAAACtaatctggggcctgcctcgagtaaacatgatatatatcgtctgccagaataaatctgttcaaccactccacattactataagtaatgtctgccagaataaatctgttaataTTACAACAATACTACACCACAACCAAAACCATGCTTATGTAAATGCAATGATAAATAATAACAATCAGCCAGAGTGATCCACCATCACCAACCACCACGATATAGCAAATCAACcaccacaatataaccaacataCTTCAGCCAACACACTCATGTGAAATACAACATAAATagcagttgagtagttatcctacctcgaaaACAAGCACTTCATATATGCAATCCAAGGAAAGTCGACTAATAATAATCTTCAACAAAGTCGTCACCGAACCATAGATAATTATTCCATTATTAATAACAATTGATTATTCGTTATTCTCACCCTTTATAGTTAAActtataattattatttattacttAACTTAGTTACTCATCCATTATTAACTTATTACGATTTTCAAATCCCGCTTCAATCATAAAACTCGAGTCAAACCCAacttaaaaacccgactcaaatagATAAAACACGACTTAACAACCCAACAAACCCGTCACAAATACAAACACCCTCCTCACACATGGTTTCAAACCGTGACCAACCACTCTCATAAACACCCtcaaaacccgacaccacaagccaccacgaccaccacccatCTAGCCTACCTCCTCCCTATACCACAGTCCATCCAACCACCCATTCACCACATGTCAAACCACCACCAGTTGCCCAGAAACACGCGCCCTAACCCCCCTTCTCCACCCGACATGAACAACCAACCAGTACCACCTACTCGACACACCCACAAAACCCATCCCTAAacaccacctaacaccacctaACCTACCGCCTATAACCACCACCCAACTCACCAATCCACCCTCGACAAAATCCACCCAAAGACACCCTAATTCAGACCACCAACAACCCCCAAAACCCCCCAAAATCAGTCCTCCCAGAACACGGGTTACTCCCCTGTTTTCCCCCTATTTACCGCCAACACTGCCACCAACCGCCACCTGCCACCACACCAACACCCTCTCATGGTCGACTCGGCCACCGTATCACAACCCTACCTTACCCAGGTCACGCCGTGTCCAATAGGTGGCTCAattatccacctcaatccctacGACCAACCCACAACACCCCCTGACCAACCACCTTTAACCGCCCCAAAAGCCACCCTAGAACGGTCAACGACGGTAAACGAAGGTCCAGTCAGAGTCAAGGTAGACTAAGGTTGCTTTAGGTCCAAAtttcgagtcctatggtggtctataggTGTTACACGGTTGTCTTATTATACGGTGTATACAAATTGTCAATAAACGAATAAATTATGTTTtgatcttaccttttatcgctaaatCGCTCCTTCTGTCTCTTAAAGCTCCTTCTTTTATTTTATGAATTATTCTTCAGATTTAACATGGTATTTATAGTATAAGATTAGAGAGTatgtgaggccaattaggaaactattataattaccttattctaattattataggaattacctattattattaccattatattattattattattattattattattattattattattattattattattattatttttttttttttttttttttgcaagaaattatTATCCTTTTTATTCATCCACAAGGGGAAAAATTAAAAAGGATAAATTCAATACAAAAGAATATCCACTAGTGCCTACATAGTAGGCTGAAGAGAGTGAAGAGCAGCTACAACCTTGCTTCTAGCAACCAGGCAGGGACGAGAAATAAGAGCAGTAGTAGAAAGGCGCTTAATGATAGAGACGAGTTGCTCAGCAGAACATTCCTGACCAGTAAATATCCTCCTATTGCGTTCTTTCCATATACAATATACTGTTATGGTGAGGCAAGTGAGGTACCATGAGTGTTTCCAATGCCTCCTGCTTCCTCTGTGAGTGCACCAAAAAAGCTCATTCCTAAAAACACAGCTCCTCCCAGGCAAATTCATCCAACATAAAACCCGAGACCAAATATCAGCAGAAAAAGGACATTGGAAGAAAAGATGTCCATGGCTTTCTGCAGCCTGCTTGCATAAAACACACCTGTTGGGAATAGGCATACCCCTTCGAATGAGTTGATCAATAGTGGCTAGCCTCTCCTGACTAGCCAAAGAAGCAATTAAACCATGACAAGGAACTACAACATGATGAGTCAAAGCTTTAatccaaggaagaagaggatatTTAGGGCGAAACCATTCATAAGCGTGCTGAACCCTGAACTTGCCACCGATATACCAACTGTTAAGCAGGGTAGAAGCAGCTGCAGGAGTACCAGTTTTGCTGAGAAGGTCATTCTTGAGGGAAATAATGCTTCTAAAGCTCTCACTATACCTGTCTCTACATTCTAACTCCCAAATGGAGCATTGAGAAAGATGGTAAGCCCTATTCCGAGAGCACCAAATGCTGGAAGAATTATGAGTAAGTAACCAAAGCCATTTGCAAATCAGTGCTTTATTCCAAGAAAGGAGCTCCTTAACATTAAACCCCCCCTCTGCTTTGGGTGAACATATGCTAGCCCAACTCTTCATAACCATTTTCCTCTGAACATTATCTTTAGTCCAGAAAAAAATTCTTACAAAGCTTATTGATCAGTTTGAGTATACTCTGAGGCAGTAATGCATTAGCACACCAGAAGTTTTCAAGCCCAAAAATGACAGAGTTCAGCAACTGAAGTTTCCCAGCATAGAAGAGGGAAGAAGAGGACCAATGTTGAATAGAAGCCTGAATTTTATTGATGAGAACACCATACATATCCACAGAGTTCCTAACAGTATGCAGAGGTAAGCCAAGATATCTAAAGGGGAAAGTGCCCTCAGAGAAACTAGTAGCCtttaaaatctcatttttaacACTTTGCTGAACCCCCCCAAAATAGACATCAGTCTTATCAGTATTAGCATGGAGCCCAGACCAAGTAGCAAAAGTTGTGAGAGTGTGAGCCACAACTGCAAGAGAAGGTACATCCCCTCGAATGAAAAtcatgagatcatcagcaaacacAAGATGAGTCAGGCCAATTTTAGAACATTTAGGATGCATAGAGACCTGAGGCTGAGAGCAAATTATCCTCAAATATCTAGAAAGAATCTCCATACTCAAAACAAAGAGGTAAGGGGACAAAGGGTCCCCTTGCCTAATACCACTTTTACCAGGGAAAAAACCATGGACAGACCCATTGAGCTTAATAGAAAACCAGGAACCAGTTATACATCCCATGATCCAGGTAATGAACTGAGGAGGAAATTTCAATGCCTGAAGCATGTTTCTAATGAATTGCCATTGTAAATTATCAAAAGCTTTCCTAATGTCAACTTTGATTAAGCACCTAGGGGTGAGATATTTCCGACCATAACCCTTAACCAAAGCTTGAGAAATCATAATATTCTCATGGATGTTCCTGCCTTGAACAAAAGCAGCCTGCTCAGGACCAATAAGCTGAGGGAGAAGCCTACTGATCCTTTTAGAAATAATTTTGCTGACAGTCTTGTAAAAAGTAGTGCAACAGGAGATGGGTCTAAAGTCCATAACAGAAGCACAGACCTTCTTCTTAGGAATTAGGGCAATAAGAGTAGAATTAGCCTGTTTGTTCATTCTACCAGTGGTGAAAAAAGATTGAACAGCTTTACAGAAAGAGACTTTGACCAAGTCCCAACTGCTTTTGAAGAATGCAGAAAagaacccatcaggtccaggCTCTTGTCAGAGCCAATGTCAAACAAAGCAGACCTGATTTCACCTGTAGAGATTGGGAGGACCAAATCAGCAGCATCATCAGAATTAATGCAAGGACCCTGCTGAATATAACAAGCATCCAAAGGCATAATGTCAGTACTTGCACCCAGGAGATGCTCATAGTAATCTACAAAACTGGCGGCAACATTAGGTAGCCCCAGCTGAAGTTGACCTTTCCTGTCAGTAATTTGGCCAATAATTTGTTGTTGAGCCCTTTCCTGAATTTTTGCAAAGAAGAACGTAGAGGAGCAGTCACCATGAGCAATATTATTAACTTTGGCCTTTTGTTGAAATATACTAGTCTCAATTCTTTTATATTTACAGTATAGGAGCATCAGATCCTTTTCCTTAGAAATAAGCTCCTTGGAAAGAGGAGTAGCCTGTAACAGCAGCTGGCAGTCCTGCAACTCCTGCTTTAAACCTTTAACTTTAGTAGAGATGCCAGAGAAGTGATCACCATGAAGAGATTTAAGGGCAGTCTTAACATTTTTAAGACTGGCAAAAAGTTTAAAAGTGGAAGAGCCAGAAACAGGAATAGCCCAAGCTTCCTGAACTAAGGAGTGATAATTGGGATGCTCCAACCAGCAGTTCAGAAAACTGAACCTAGTTCTattcttgacatcatcaaaaatagTGACCACCACAGGAGAGTGATCAGAAATCCCAGAAGATAGGAAATTAGCAGAAGCAGCAGGGAACTGAGTAAACCACTGAACATTAGCCATAGCTCTGTCAAGCTTAGACCAAACAATAGAGTCATCATCATGCTTATTAGTTCAGGTATACTCACATCCAATACTATTTAAATCATCAAGTTCACATTTCAGGAGACAGGAGTTAAAATCAAGGATGTCAGAAAGATTAGGGGAGGACTTACTAATCCTCTCACTGACATCCCTAACCACATTAAAATCACCCAAAACAAGCCAACTATCAACAGTGGGCTTGATGCTGAGCAATTAATCCCAAAGCAAATCCCTTACTCTAGAATCATTACTAGCATAAATCATGGTAACATAGAAAACCTGATTAGAAGCATTATGAGAGACCTTACAGTGAATGAATTGAGAATGAACAATCAAAGGAGTAACCACTACAGTAGAAGATTTCCAAAGCAACCAGATTCTACCCTGGTTCAGATGATCATAGTTGCAAAGAAAATGGTAAGACCCAAAGTAGGACCTCAAAACAGTCCCAGAAACTCTTTTCTTAGTTTTAGTTTCCAGAATACCCAGCATATCCAAATTGTTAACTCTCAGGAAATCATGAATTTCCTGAAGTTTGAGGGGATCATTACTCCCTCTCACATTCCAAGAGGCAACTTTCATTGTCCACCCCTATCATGAGCAAAACCAACCCCTAGATTCCTTTCAACTACAGGATCCAAAGTACCAACAATGTGAGTATCACTGTCTGGCACTAAGATATCTTTGTTAACCAGAACAAGAAGATCACCCTTATTAAAGTGATCCTCAGAAGTAACCAAAAATGACTCAGGAGAACACtctctcttcaaggctatttgagtAGTGTTCAACTGATCCTTCTTGTTGCATAATGAGTGTTGATCAGAATGCAGAGAAACTGAGTCTGAACCAGTGGGCAAGTGAGAAGAGCCTAGCATAGAGCATTCTGAGCTCTGCACAAGACCAGGAGGGCCAGAGTTCAGGTTCTCTACTTCTGAAGTATCACCTAGCAGACAAGGAATATGAGAGCCAGAGGGAAGAACAAGATCATGAGTATCCAAGGCATCAGGGCTACCATTAATGGGGCTCTGAGCAGGGGTCAAGGTAATGACCAAATTAGAGGAAGCATCAAGAATTTCACCCTCCTCAGTTGGTGATAGAACAGTAAAAGGATTTCCAGTGATAATACCCACAGATGACACAGCAGGACTACCTCTCTTCAAGGCTATTCGAGGTGCATCCAACTGGTCCTTCTTGTTGCATCCTGAGTGGCCTGCAGGGTTCAAGGAGGAGGAGTCTAGTATAGGAGACCTGTGAGGTGAGCCTAGCTTAGAGCATTCTGAGCTCAGAACAGGCTCAGCTACACCAGAATCACCACTCCTAGAGCCTGAAGTACCACCTAGCACACAAGGATAAGAAGTGACCTTCTCCTTGGGAGGACCAGCAGACTTTTTCCTGTTCTTTTTGCAAGATCCCAAACGATGGCCCATCTTGCCACAGTCAGAACAGTAGAATGGCAACCACTCATACTCTACTCTTTGAGTAGAAGGACCAAAAGGGGTATTCAAGGAGATCTCAACAGGCAAAGAAGATGAGAGATCAACCTCAATCATGACTCGAGCAAAGGAGAGCTTGACCTTACAAGTTGTAGGCAAATCAGCAAGCATAGGACGACCAATCTTACTAGCCATCTTACTAAGCACATTACTAGACCAAAGATAAGGATCAAGATCATGAAATAGCACCCAAACTGGAACCAAAGACACCCTCTCCCTTTCAAACGAAAAAGATGGGGACCATTGCTTAAGAATCAGAGAATAGGACCCAATTTTCCAAGGACCCTTTTGCAGCACAAGGTTCATTTCCTCAGCTGAAGAGAACCTAAAACTAAACCAACCCTTCTTGTAGTATTGCACCACATGAGAGGCAATGTGACACCAATGTTTAGAAACAAAATCTGACACATGCTTAAGGGTAGGTTTAGAACCAATTAAATGACCCATCAAAGTATATTTCCATAGCTGCAATTCCTCAGCTATATCCTCCAGTTCAACATCAATTTCTGAAGAATGTTGACTTTGTTCATGGAGGAAGAGACTCATTCCAGCTGAGTTTTTGGGCTTAGCAACATCAGACCATCGAGGGGTAGGAACACCCCCACCTGACTCAGAAGGAACCCTAGGAGAAACCGAATCAGAGACCACAGGAACATCCTGAGAGACAACAGTCTCAGAGGGCTCTTGGAGGGTATCAGTAACCTCAGAAATAACTGGAATCGCAGGAGCAACTGAAGAAGGTACAGAAACCTCCATGGATTCCAGAACAACAGGCACATCAGGGGTGGTAAAAACAGAGGATTCAACAACAATTGAAGAATCAGGGATTGGTTTACCAAGATCCGAATTAACCATAGAAGAAATGTTATGAGCACTAGGGTTGACTCTAGCATTAGATTTAGGACAAGAATTCTGAACCGCATTAACAATCAAATCGTTCAAAATCAAAGGTTGTCGCGAAGGAGAAAGCTGGGTATTATCACAGTTCCCAATATCAACAGAATTTGCAGAAAAATCCATACCAGAGGAATCAGAGGAAGATGGGGAACGTAATGGTGGCTTTCCCTTGGGAGGTCGACCCCTACCGCGCGCCATGGAAGCTTGAGAAGCAAGAAAATGGCGTCCGATTTTCAGAGAAAACGGTTATAGAGAGAAAagcttcttctctctaaaaagttccttaaaaaattattattattattattattattattattattattattattattattattattattattattattattattattattattattattattattattattattattattattattattattattattattattattattattattattattattattattattattattattattattattattattattattattattattattattattattattatataaaaaattagccttaccataagtaggatttccTCAGACTATCCTTACAAATTTGATTATTCCCATACACaattattattaggataattattaatataattattattacctttacatattattattcccatattatattattattaattcccgatacaaaccccgatcacactcatactagatGAACCATAAATTTCGGTCCaacaacaatggcacacggcccaacacttaattattagctaagcccaattcccgacttggatacttaatttgttatttaattaacgtcttatttgcaattactattaaaatgccattaattaattatttaaattacataaattattctcataaattattatcaaaatacggggtattacagtcttacccctataaaatgaacttcgtcccgaagttcccccacaactaccaccacaacacttataaacatcctcataactaagcaccatctaacacaatcatccatttacgattatcaatcatACTAATCTTATCATAAGGTATCACAATGATAACTCAAAACATTCATAGCACTACATTCCTtctccctaaaaataaacttcgtcctcgaagtttggaatatcaaaaaatcaaaacattgTTGTAATGCCACAAAATAAAGAACACACACATTGTacataagacaactattatttccaacacaacaccaattactagttaaataaataacaaaatctttgatttactTCCAAATAGAAAAACCACATCATATAGTATATCCGAACTACTGTTTATTTAAACTTTATCTACCTTACTTAACTATTGGCGAATACATTGCTAAGATAAATAATAATCTATCACAAAAGATACACACATTGTTTTAATTAAtcttttcttgataatggtatctaacttaaacatggatggaattaatgtgaacatatatatggcttCGGGCAACACATTTCGCTtatcactagacatggtaatctacttcacataatttagaACATCAAACTATCAACgtgcaaaagataagaaacaTAAACTTACGTTTTTTTTCAAGGCTAAGAAAACATGttacaacttccaaaaatcattaaTATATAATAACGTAATTACTTATTGATAACATATACTTTTTACAAAATATAGAGAGTTATTAAACTATGacaaaaagaatcaagtcaaaaactcaaaaGACCAATTTAAACTGaattttacaaactacttggtcgaaacagaaatttccCAGCAACTCGTCAGAAACTTATGTCAATTTATAAAAATCactataaattgtcaaaatattttcttacaatatgatttatcaatttagaaacatatacgaatatTTTAAACATCAGAGTTGGAATTATATCTAATCAATAAGTattttttaaatggcaaattttacaaaaacatggcgcgaaaaacatcactgtacaagAATATTCCGACCATTTTCCACTAAAATaattatttctcctaaaccgtataatATTTGAATATGAGATCAGTGGCATATGAAAGATAACTCACAAAGGTATCACAAATAAAAATTTCGTACCAGGATCTTAAACAGACAAAAAATGgtagccaaaacaatcaagggtaaaatttcgagaaatcaaccaaaatcacattcttcacaattccacgcaataattattgttaatcatactCATACCTCCCACATACAAGCCAAAATACTTTCCCCATATCAACACACCTATAATGATgcttaaaagaaatcatatcacatcccctctcTGTAAAAGcaaagttacgtccccgtaaccgcaatcataaataaaaacaatatgcaagcAAGGCAACAAAACGTCcaaggcaaaataaacaatattcattttaaattagctcacactctcaagtattctcttagggttcccggttcaaaactgagagggccatggtacgaattagggcgccttcttaaccgcactaagaggggctcctaacagtttctacctcgggttcattttatttagacacatcctaagttcattatttttcattggttaggcctgacgATAGTtttgctctaataccactttgtaacacccccatttaatcaggagcctttagctagacattcccaactaaataggactgttaccatcttggtttcccgaggtagtgaataaaaaaatacaacaataccaaaatactttaattaaaacttagcgattacatattATTACAACTTATTCAATCTAGATATAATATAAAACTTGATACAACTTGCAGcggaataaataaagtgattactaatctaagtgatctagacagaaACTATAGTCCCAGTCacgctcacgtcccaatgctcccaagtcagctaatctttattacctgtcaaatctgctccccattatggttcatcacaggtgttcacgaatacacagtcaaccacgaggttgagtcgGAATAGCTAACAACAGTAAATAACAACGCCAATTTAACTCCGCAATATATGACTTATTAGCACACTTCAGCCAAGCTCTACTCGTTATACTAATCATCCTGCCAATCCCTTGCCGGGGCaacctcaacccgaaggtgagtaaccacacactacattaccataaggtaatgtctgcctcaactcATAGTTGATTAATATCAATttgatggcctgcagaccaatctggggcctgcctcgagtaaacacgataaatatagtctgccagaat
This sequence is a window from Silene latifolia isolate original U9 population unplaced genomic scaffold, ASM4854445v1 chrun_scaffold_16, whole genome shotgun sequence. Protein-coding genes within it:
- the LOC141637308 gene encoding uncharacterized protein LOC141637308; translated protein: MKVASWNVRGSNDPLKLQEIHDFLRVNNLDMLGILETKTKKRVSGTVLRSYFGSYHFLCNYDHLNQGRIWLLWKSSTVVVTPLIVHSQFIHCKVSHNASNQLDRAMANVQWFTQFPAASANFLSSGISDHSPVVVTIFDDVKNRTRFSFLNCWLEHPNYHSLVQEAWAIPVSGSSTFKLFASLKNVKTALKSLHGDHFSGISTKVKGLKQELQDCQLLLQATPLSKELISKEKDLMLLYCKYKRIETSIFQQKAKVNNIAHGDCSSTFFFAKIQERAQQQIIGQITDRKGQLQLGLPNVAASFVDYYEHLLGASTDIMPLDACYIQQGPCINSDDAADLVLPISTGEIRSALFDIGSDKSLDLMGSFLHSSKAVGTWSKSLSVKLFNLFSPLVE